A DNA window from Moorella thermoacetica contains the following coding sequences:
- the spoIID gene encoding stage II sporulation protein D: MRKLMGIFIILVFAAVIITPVVIIEGIRLFQPPVQVQTGKQLVRVYFHQAGITKIMPLEEYIAGVVAGEMPANFEPEALKAQAIAARTYTLKKIEEAKIKPDASHPNADICTDPAHCQAWAGDDVLRQRWGLIGFWRYKNKIQSAVQATSGMVLTYQGQLIDPVYHANGGGRTESAAAVWGRDVPYLQSVPSPWDKTSPRYSDSRTFSLRYLDSKLGVNLEAVPAAALAAPGGTAIRVLEKTPTGRVKTIKIGGKTFAATDLRKLLGLSSTDFTWEVQGDRITFHTIGYGHGVGMSQYGANGMAREGKNFAEILAYYYRGTKIENR; the protein is encoded by the coding sequence ATGCGCAAGCTCATGGGGATTTTCATTATCCTGGTATTTGCCGCGGTCATAATTACGCCGGTTGTAATTATCGAAGGCATCCGCCTGTTTCAGCCGCCCGTCCAGGTCCAGACCGGCAAACAACTGGTAAGGGTCTACTTTCACCAGGCAGGTATCACTAAAATCATGCCCCTGGAGGAATATATAGCCGGGGTGGTCGCCGGGGAGATGCCGGCCAACTTCGAGCCTGAGGCCCTGAAGGCCCAGGCCATTGCCGCCCGCACCTACACCTTGAAAAAAATCGAAGAAGCAAAGATCAAGCCCGATGCCAGCCATCCCAACGCCGACATCTGTACCGACCCGGCCCACTGCCAGGCCTGGGCCGGGGATGATGTCCTGCGCCAGCGTTGGGGCCTGATAGGCTTCTGGCGTTACAAAAACAAAATCCAGTCCGCAGTCCAGGCCACCAGCGGTATGGTCCTGACCTACCAGGGACAGCTCATTGACCCCGTCTATCATGCCAACGGCGGTGGTCGGACCGAAAGCGCGGCTGCCGTCTGGGGCCGGGACGTACCCTACCTCCAGAGCGTGCCGTCACCCTGGGATAAAACGTCACCCCGTTATAGCGACAGCCGGACCTTCAGCCTCCGGTATCTGGATAGCAAACTGGGCGTCAACCTGGAGGCCGTACCGGCGGCAGCCCTGGCCGCGCCCGGGGGCACAGCTATCAGGGTCCTGGAGAAAACCCCCACCGGTCGAGTCAAAACCATCAAAATCGGCGGCAAAACCTTTGCCGCCACCGATTTACGAAAACTACTGGGATTATCCTCGACGGATTTCACCTGGGAGGTCCAGGGGGACCGGATAACCTTTCATACCATCGGCTACGGCCACGGCGTCGGCATGAGCCAGTACGGAGCCAACGGTATGGCCCGGGAGGGCAAAAACTTCGCCGAGATTCTGGCTTACTACTATCGCGGTACGAAGATTGAGA